The Stygiolobus azoricus genome window below encodes:
- a CDS encoding DMT family transporter: MKLKKGITDLFISSFLWGTIGIAVQIGYEEGANPFQMVMIRSLISSILILPLIKIRRILNFPSILLGIVTLAFYETYIYTINYLGASLSAVFLYTAPIWVLLYSLISKSEEINLRKIIASFSVFLGVYLMYLSNITLKDLYLGLASGLTYALLIIQSRRLQLRRMTNIEIIASQSLWSFPFSLIFLFFNSFGLTVASIYTGVYLALFATLLPYYFFYKGMGESDSVTATVISTLEPVFTIILAFFILHQVLTFLQLLGSLVIIVSAVLVSF, from the coding sequence GTGAAGCTGAAAAAAGGGATAACAGACCTATTCATCTCTTCTTTCCTGTGGGGAACAATAGGTATAGCTGTACAAATAGGTTATGAAGAAGGTGCAAACCCTTTTCAAATGGTCATGATCAGATCGCTGATATCCTCCATTTTGATCTTACCGCTTATTAAGATTAGGAGGATCCTAAACTTCCCCTCAATTCTTCTTGGAATAGTTACCTTGGCGTTTTACGAAACGTATATCTATACAATAAACTACCTTGGCGCATCTCTCTCGGCTGTGTTCTTATATACAGCTCCCATATGGGTATTATTATATTCCTTAATTTCTAAGAGCGAGGAAATTAACCTTAGGAAAATAATAGCTAGTTTTTCCGTATTTCTAGGGGTCTACCTGATGTACCTCTCAAATATAACTCTTAAAGACTTATACCTAGGACTTGCCTCAGGTTTAACCTATGCACTCTTAATAATCCAGTCGAGAAGACTTCAACTAAGAAGAATGACAAATATAGAGATAATAGCCTCACAATCCTTGTGGAGTTTTCCCTTTTCACTCATTTTCCTCTTCTTTAACTCATTTGGTCTTACAGTAGCCTCTATATACACGGGGGTGTATTTAGCTTTATTTGCTACTCTTCTACCATACTATTTCTTCTACAAAGGGATGGGGGAGAGTGATTCTGTAACTGCAACGGTAATCTCTACCTTAGAGCCAGTGTTTACAATTATCCTCGCCTTTTTTATCCTACATCAAGTATTGACGTTTTTGCAACTACTAGGATCGCTCGTAATAATAGTCTCTGCTGTTTTAGTCTCGTTCTAA
- a CDS encoding (Fe-S)-binding protein: MLGKLIFQNLQKFGFPYPIDKSVCTSWAKDIPRGGETIIYTSCMYQTASLSDVFSKFIPYAEKLSSLSALAKLIKPSKEEIERAYRILQNISLMLKRRGVQFGYLYEDEPYSGAILLELGYLDEFGEYAKIVTDFFKQKGIKRIITVDPHTHNALLRYKEFTNFDIEVVSYFELLGNVKARIQGEIVVHDSCLYSRFLGKREVYRSLLNSSGVKLVEDELVTGKDTSYCCGGPIKPVNRELSEKIARLRVEQLKRLSENIVVVCPMCYANLSKYHKILDFAEVVE, encoded by the coding sequence GTGTTAGGGAAGTTAATTTTTCAAAACCTTCAAAAGTTTGGTTTTCCCTATCCTATAGACAAGTCAGTATGTACATCTTGGGCTAAGGACATCCCGAGGGGAGGAGAAACAATTATTTACACTTCGTGTATGTATCAGACTGCCTCCTTAAGTGATGTCTTCTCCAAATTCATTCCATATGCAGAAAAGCTTTCATCGTTATCAGCATTAGCTAAACTAATAAAACCCTCAAAGGAAGAAATTGAAAGGGCATATAGGATATTACAAAATATATCCTTAATGCTGAAGAGAAGAGGAGTTCAGTTCGGATACTTATATGAAGATGAACCGTATAGCGGTGCAATATTATTAGAGCTTGGCTATTTAGATGAGTTTGGTGAATACGCTAAGATTGTTACGGACTTCTTTAAGCAAAAAGGTATTAAGAGGATAATCACGGTAGATCCTCATACACATAACGCGTTGTTAAGGTATAAGGAATTCACGAATTTTGATATAGAGGTCGTAAGTTATTTCGAGCTTTTAGGTAACGTTAAAGCTAGAATTCAAGGCGAGATTGTAGTCCACGATTCTTGCTTGTATTCCAGGTTTTTAGGAAAGAGAGAAGTCTACAGATCTCTGTTAAATTCCTCAGGAGTGAAACTTGTTGAAGATGAGTTAGTTACCGGGAAAGACACTTCTTATTGTTGCGGAGGACCGATAAAGCCGGTGAACAGAGAGTTAAGCGAGAAAATTGCTAGGCTGAGAGTAGAGCAACTTAAAAGGTTGAGCGAGAACATAGTAGTAGTCTGTCCCATGTGTTATGCAAATTTATCTAAATATCACAAAATCCTCGACTTTGCTGAGGTGGTAGAATGA
- a CDS encoding class I SAM-dependent methyltransferase has product MEIFNDPEGYAKWYKIHEKSYESEKKLVSSFNLKDCLDVGSGPGIFHEVIKGNVISLDISIFMLINVPEKEDRVQGDALQLPFRDNAFPCVFSSVTVCFVEDPRKLVREMKRVSKDRVVICYVPRDSPFGIYYEALGRKGHKYYSHANFVSRRELYEAFTSEGMKIKAIRSTLFFSPNEDEKIDEIKEGDSGSFVCVEAVKQ; this is encoded by the coding sequence ATGGAAATATTCAATGATCCTGAAGGTTATGCAAAGTGGTATAAAATCCATGAAAAGAGTTACGAGAGTGAGAAGAAACTTGTATCCTCCTTCAACTTGAAAGATTGCCTAGATGTAGGCTCTGGGCCGGGTATATTTCATGAGGTGATTAAAGGGAACGTAATCTCACTTGATATTTCAATATTTATGCTGATTAACGTACCAGAAAAAGAAGATAGAGTTCAGGGAGATGCACTTCAATTACCCTTTAGAGACAATGCCTTTCCTTGTGTTTTCTCCTCTGTTACGGTGTGTTTCGTTGAAGATCCTAGAAAGCTAGTGAGAGAAATGAAAAGAGTTAGTAAGGATAGGGTTGTCATATGTTACGTACCCAGAGATTCCCCTTTCGGAATATACTACGAAGCATTAGGAAGGAAGGGACACAAATATTACTCTCACGCTAACTTCGTGAGCAGAAGAGAGCTTTACGAAGCGTTTACCTCAGAAGGGATGAAAATAAAGGCAATAAGGTCTACCCTTTTCTTCTCACCTAATGAAGATGAAAAAATAGACGAAATAAAGGAAGGAGATTCCGGTTCTTTTGTGTGCGTTGAGGCAGTTAAACAATGA
- a CDS encoding carboxypeptidase M32: MFDNVKEILEEYKKLWAYGYAEALMAWDTETYMPEADASTRGEVFSVFNELEKQVYLKISEKLDKIDEEKLSDEEKGIVRVLRRSIKYYTKVPIEVIKEFTKTTNESVVIWRNAKAKSDFNLFSPYLEKILDLSRKIADYLGYEKQPYDALLDLYEEGFTTGDGDRIFNTLLPEVSGILKKVQEAQYFPSSHELENVQYETERMKKVNEFLIKLLNMPSDKFRLDVSAHPFTIRISGSDVRITTRYEGKDFKETMFSVIHESGHAIYELLINPRFEGTPIATGASTGIHESQSRFWENIIGRSIQFIKLVYPTLKENLPFLSKYSDEDIYKYFNTVRPSLIRVDADEVTYNFHIAIRYEIEKRLINEKMTVKEVPSLWNDMMEKYLGITPKNDAEGVLQDIHWSQGSIGYFPTYTLGNIVAGMLYLKIPNLYNLVSQGKFDEIKEILKELICKYGATYPPKTLLRRSFGKEYDPEGLLSYLRDKYINLKGIG; the protein is encoded by the coding sequence ATGTTTGATAATGTTAAGGAGATATTAGAGGAATATAAGAAATTATGGGCATACGGATATGCAGAAGCATTAATGGCCTGGGACACAGAAACTTATATGCCGGAAGCTGATGCCTCTACGAGGGGTGAAGTATTCTCCGTATTTAATGAGCTGGAAAAACAGGTTTACTTGAAGATTTCTGAAAAATTAGATAAAATAGACGAGGAAAAGCTTAGTGATGAAGAAAAGGGAATTGTTAGAGTATTGAGGAGGAGCATAAAATACTATACTAAAGTCCCAATAGAGGTAATAAAGGAATTCACTAAGACCACAAATGAGAGTGTAGTAATATGGAGAAATGCTAAGGCTAAGTCCGATTTTAACCTCTTTTCTCCCTACCTAGAGAAGATACTAGACCTATCGAGGAAGATAGCCGACTACTTAGGTTATGAAAAACAACCTTATGATGCTCTACTAGACCTTTACGAGGAGGGCTTCACCACTGGAGATGGAGATAGAATCTTTAACACTCTTCTTCCCGAGGTATCTGGTATACTTAAAAAGGTTCAAGAGGCACAATATTTCCCTTCAAGTCACGAACTAGAGAATGTTCAATACGAAACGGAAAGAATGAAGAAAGTCAACGAGTTCTTGATAAAGTTACTTAACATGCCTTCAGACAAGTTCAGACTGGACGTCTCGGCTCATCCATTTACAATTAGAATATCTGGTAGCGACGTGAGGATTACGACAAGATATGAAGGAAAGGACTTTAAGGAGACGATGTTTTCCGTAATACACGAGAGTGGACATGCTATTTACGAGCTCCTCATAAACCCTAGATTTGAAGGTACACCTATAGCTACTGGTGCATCAACAGGTATTCATGAGTCTCAGTCCAGATTTTGGGAGAATATTATTGGTAGAAGTATACAATTTATAAAACTTGTATATCCGACATTAAAGGAGAACTTACCCTTCTTAAGTAAGTACAGCGATGAGGATATTTACAAGTATTTCAATACTGTAAGGCCGAGCCTTATAAGGGTTGACGCGGATGAAGTTACTTACAACTTCCATATTGCAATCAGGTATGAGATTGAGAAGAGACTAATAAACGAAAAGATGACGGTGAAGGAAGTACCTTCCCTTTGGAACGATATGATGGAGAAATATCTGGGCATTACTCCTAAAAACGATGCTGAAGGAGTGCTGCAGGATATACATTGGTCTCAGGGCTCTATAGGCTATTTTCCTACATATACTCTAGGTAATATTGTGGCTGGAATGCTTTACCTTAAGATTCCTAACCTTTACAACTTAGTTTCTCAAGGGAAGTTCGACGAGATAAAGGAGATTTTGAAAGAGTTAATTTGTAAATACGGCGCTACTTATCCACCCAAGACCTTATTGAGGAGGTCCTTCGGAAAAGAATATGATCCTGAGGGGTTACTGTCATACTTAAGGGACAAATACATTAATCTGAAGGGAATCGGTTAA
- a CDS encoding MMPL family transporter, translating to MFDALGKFIVNKWYVVIALWVITLVIAAPLSSLFFKSVSYKVTISVPGSTSEKAESIVSNYFNLSGAAGSNAVIIVRGNVTPYIGYFANLTNHGNISITNYFSIEKSLLNKTLYSLNKEISNLTDVLQNITKSEANVSSFLFKVRENMTSEVNNLLKLHNATLKVEQEFVNLSYKINSTSEQLVELHNAMIQNYSTFVKIHEGEIQTNQTAYNISRFLYVPVSIFLNYWEYYYNLTHNVSEANFYAFEKTYPLLSGKEAEYFYLFYQKWSSSQPLPDPYAVAQLVVENVSDEIFNSSQLFFVNFMFKYVNLSNFNNPLYDEIFTIYYFNYTYNVPLNLAKLLLYNTPQTVLFLVYSEKTGIPINVIQDVFYATPSNVSKVSLSLILSKVNSTSEREFIQCVYENLSENPSTFAVRYVSVHANVSYDIVRDSLNINSTSDAVAFLAEEISNKTGLPSWMFSSLYYKGNVSNLSAYLVSLHLNKLESLLKASNLTAKQLALRLLNNTEPRPLAVTLIVNYINSTSPIIVLNKTLLIQDLLHNYTYYQVLLSGKYPVYLNISNELYSNDTLLLFLKGNFTYNEASDLEKMIEGQTHLNLTLTGSEPISQQLKDVASVAYSTAIPVGIALAILLAGIYFRSFIAAFMPLTIYFSAFFVSSVFLYVLVIKVLHITVNFLTPSEVLLLSLGLGTDYVVFIASRYVEEREKGVSSKDAVYEAVRWGGRAVTITALIVMLSFFFIYIYRIPFFSDTAISDMLSVIIIWLAAITLFPAILRVAGDRLFFPRRFNKKEEIKPRSLKNPGKIVGLISAIVIVASLFALFTPLTLNVLALLPPSQATEGITFLSSSFTSANVFPIYVVIPYNGSGNFSLSEYNYFVNIYKNLSSIQGVTAVDSPVSPYGYLVNYSSLSSYNYTQYISHGYALFIVNQKYQPFSLQAFNVVKHVLSVVGSRGYVGGGPVDSYNIYNFVQSNFFIVLGEIAFTMFVILLVMTRSLSVSSVIIYVILSAVGITLGLERFIFNTLLGFSIFAVVPLFLVAIIIGIGMDYNIFLIARIHEELEKGKDMDDAISTSVGALRLTIAFLGLIFAGTLGSLMLVNASILQELGFAFAVAAIMETTVLWAYLAPSLLLILYKRFKIRPKLIV from the coding sequence ATGTTCGATGCACTAGGTAAGTTCATTGTTAACAAGTGGTATGTTGTTATCGCATTATGGGTCATTACGCTTGTCATCGCTGCGCCTCTATCTAGTCTATTCTTTAAGTCCGTTAGTTACAAAGTGACTATCTCCGTACCAGGTAGTACTTCAGAGAAAGCTGAAAGCATAGTGAGTAACTATTTCAACCTAAGCGGGGCTGCTGGCTCGAATGCCGTAATAATTGTGAGGGGGAATGTTACTCCTTACATTGGATATTTCGCAAACCTGACCAATCATGGAAACATATCCATTACCAACTATTTCTCGATAGAGAAATCTTTGCTCAATAAGACGTTGTATTCGTTAAATAAGGAGATAAGTAACCTTACAGACGTATTACAGAATATCACGAAGAGTGAAGCTAATGTCTCCAGTTTTCTCTTTAAAGTGAGGGAAAATATGACATCTGAAGTAAACAACCTCTTAAAACTTCATAATGCTACGCTAAAAGTGGAACAAGAGTTCGTTAACCTCTCCTACAAGATTAATTCGACTTCGGAACAACTTGTAGAGCTACATAACGCAATGATTCAAAACTATTCGACATTTGTTAAAATTCATGAAGGAGAAATACAAACTAATCAGACCGCTTATAACATTTCTAGATTCCTATACGTGCCGGTTTCTATTTTCTTAAATTACTGGGAGTATTACTATAATTTAACTCATAACGTTAGTGAGGCTAACTTTTACGCCTTTGAAAAGACTTATCCACTACTCAGCGGAAAAGAAGCAGAATACTTCTACTTGTTTTATCAGAAGTGGAGCTCATCACAACCTTTACCTGATCCATACGCTGTAGCACAACTAGTTGTGGAGAATGTAAGTGATGAAATTTTCAATTCTTCTCAGCTATTCTTCGTCAATTTCATGTTTAAGTATGTAAATCTGTCGAATTTCAATAATCCACTTTATGATGAAATTTTCACGATTTATTACTTCAATTACACATACAATGTACCTTTAAACTTGGCAAAATTACTTCTCTATAATACCCCTCAAACAGTCCTCTTCTTGGTCTACTCCGAAAAGACCGGAATACCTATAAATGTAATACAAGATGTGTTTTATGCTACTCCCTCAAATGTTAGTAAAGTCTCCTTATCTCTAATACTCTCCAAAGTAAACTCTACCAGTGAAAGAGAGTTCATCCAATGTGTTTACGAAAACCTAAGCGAAAACCCAAGTACCTTTGCGGTAAGATACGTAAGTGTCCATGCTAACGTTAGCTATGATATAGTAAGAGACTCACTTAACATAAATTCTACTTCAGATGCTGTCGCTTTCCTAGCTGAGGAAATATCTAACAAGACGGGTCTTCCTAGTTGGATGTTTTCTTCTCTTTATTATAAAGGTAATGTGAGTAACCTCTCAGCTTATTTAGTTTCACTTCACCTTAACAAACTGGAAAGCCTTCTTAAGGCCAGCAACTTAACCGCGAAACAACTTGCATTAAGGCTACTTAATAATACTGAGCCAAGACCCCTTGCTGTAACTTTGATTGTGAATTACATTAATTCGACCTCTCCCATAATAGTCCTAAACAAGACGTTGTTAATACAAGACTTATTACACAATTATACGTATTACCAAGTCCTGTTATCTGGAAAGTACCCAGTATATCTGAACATCAGTAATGAGCTTTACTCTAACGATACTCTATTACTTTTCTTAAAAGGGAACTTCACGTATAACGAAGCCAGCGATCTAGAGAAAATGATAGAAGGTCAGACCCACCTAAACTTAACATTAACAGGTTCGGAACCTATATCACAACAGCTTAAAGACGTCGCTTCAGTTGCCTATTCAACGGCTATACCAGTAGGTATAGCCCTTGCAATACTTTTAGCTGGTATCTACTTCAGGTCTTTCATTGCAGCCTTTATGCCGCTTACAATTTACTTCTCAGCGTTTTTCGTATCCTCTGTATTCCTTTACGTACTGGTGATTAAAGTTTTACATATAACGGTCAATTTCCTTACTCCGAGCGAAGTTTTATTGCTGTCACTGGGACTTGGCACAGACTATGTGGTGTTTATAGCTAGTAGGTATGTAGAAGAAAGAGAGAAGGGAGTTTCCAGTAAAGATGCTGTATACGAAGCAGTGAGGTGGGGAGGTAGGGCTGTAACAATAACAGCCCTCATAGTGATGCTATCGTTCTTCTTCATCTACATTTATCGTATCCCGTTCTTCTCTGACACTGCTATATCCGATATGCTCAGCGTCATAATTATATGGCTTGCTGCAATAACTTTGTTCCCTGCTATCTTAAGAGTCGCCGGTGATAGGCTGTTCTTCCCGAGAAGGTTTAATAAGAAGGAGGAGATTAAACCTAGAAGTTTGAAGAACCCGGGCAAAATTGTAGGACTTATCTCGGCTATAGTAATAGTGGCTTCTCTTTTCGCGTTATTCACACCTTTAACCCTTAACGTCTTAGCGCTCCTACCTCCTTCACAAGCTACGGAAGGTATTACATTCCTAAGCTCCTCTTTCACTTCTGCTAACGTGTTCCCGATCTATGTAGTGATACCCTATAACGGGTCTGGTAACTTCTCTCTTTCTGAATACAATTATTTTGTGAATATATACAAAAACCTTTCGAGTATACAGGGAGTAACAGCAGTAGACTCACCAGTATCTCCTTACGGCTATCTGGTAAACTATAGTAGTTTATCCTCTTATAATTATACGCAATATATATCTCACGGATACGCTCTCTTTATAGTAAACCAGAAATATCAGCCTTTCTCTCTTCAAGCATTTAACGTTGTAAAGCATGTGCTTAGCGTTGTAGGAAGCAGAGGGTATGTTGGTGGAGGCCCTGTGGACTCCTACAATATATATAACTTTGTCCAGTCCAATTTCTTCATAGTGTTAGGAGAGATCGCGTTCACGATGTTCGTGATACTTCTAGTAATGACGAGGAGTTTGTCAGTATCCTCTGTAATAATTTACGTAATATTGTCTGCTGTTGGGATAACACTGGGACTCGAGAGATTTATCTTTAACACTCTTTTGGGCTTTTCAATCTTCGCTGTTGTACCACTATTTCTCGTAGCGATCATCATAGGTATCGGAATGGACTATAACATATTTCTCATAGCCAGAATTCACGAGGAGTTAGAAAAGGGAAAGGACATGGACGATGCAATATCAACGTCTGTCGGAGCTTTAAGGCTCACTATTGCTTTCTTAGGTTTGATATTTGCAGGGACTTTAGGCTCACTTATGTTGGTTAACGCGTCTATTCTGCAGGAATTAGGCTTTGCATTTGCTGTAGCGGCGATCATGGAGACGACTGTATTGTGGGCTTACCTTGCTCCGTCTTTACTACTGATTTTGTACAAACGTTTCAAAATAAGGCCTAAACTCATTGTTTAA
- the hsp14 gene encoding archaeal heat shock protein Hsp14, with protein sequence MSFAYFIGKELGKRAEELSRSVFEIAYPPVDVYEEGGYLVVVADMAGFNKEKIKARITGQNELIIEAERDISEPGVKYITQRPKYVRKEIKLPVTPAKDAQIAGKYENGVLTIRIPISGTASIKIE encoded by the coding sequence ATGAGTTTTGCCTATTTCATAGGAAAGGAGTTGGGGAAGAGAGCAGAAGAGCTAAGTAGAAGCGTATTCGAAATAGCCTACCCACCAGTCGACGTGTATGAGGAAGGAGGATATTTAGTAGTCGTAGCCGACATGGCTGGATTTAACAAGGAGAAAATTAAGGCAAGGATTACGGGACAAAACGAACTAATAATAGAAGCGGAGAGAGACATAAGCGAGCCTGGAGTAAAATACATTACTCAAAGACCGAAGTATGTGAGAAAAGAGATTAAGCTACCCGTTACTCCGGCTAAAGACGCTCAAATAGCTGGAAAATATGAAAACGGTGTACTTACAATAAGGATACCGATATCTGGTACAGCCAGTATTAAGATAGAATAA
- a CDS encoding ABC1 kinase family protein, translating into MLNTIKVGLKLLPHVLRLRDYRLRTLKGEKIDEEKMYRDAEKFLNIIVSLGPVFIKFGQILSVHSDILPEPYLKVLSRLQDDVPPAPWEEVFKIIKEDLGEKLEEFEINPEPISSASIGQVYLAKRKSDGKTVVIKVNRPRIREIAEEDIKIIKSLLPYTKYLIDESFYESLRAIVNDFSRRIFEEMDFTKEEYYMRKIREELADFPDVIIPTPYFSTKRILVMEYIKGYKVTSEEAKKIVKPSELAYRIFKAFMIMLLEKEYFHADPHPGNIAVDDNGNLIIYDFGMVGKMDHETRLRLLRAYVALIRLDGIGLVKVLEELEAIQPEADREVLAKGIELFLQQFQGITAETLEVEQFLEAANEVFYRFPLKLPEKLTLYIRMTSILGSTCLQIDPDFNFFLNLQRLIEEEGLVFEAMLSDFRNTVNAAIRKFRLSILEKPIIVQNKRNRTYVKAISVSLVFAGLVYYLITKDSTVSILLGLLALVLATTID; encoded by the coding sequence GTGCTGAATACTATTAAGGTGGGACTTAAACTTTTACCTCACGTCTTACGATTAAGGGATTACCGTTTGAGGACTTTGAAGGGAGAGAAAATAGACGAGGAGAAAATGTATAGAGATGCAGAGAAGTTTCTCAATATAATCGTGTCTCTAGGACCAGTGTTTATAAAATTCGGCCAAATTTTGTCAGTGCACTCTGATATATTACCAGAGCCCTACCTTAAAGTGCTTTCACGTCTGCAAGATGATGTACCTCCCGCACCCTGGGAAGAGGTATTTAAAATTATTAAGGAGGACTTGGGTGAGAAATTAGAAGAGTTTGAGATCAATCCTGAACCAATATCTTCTGCTAGTATTGGGCAGGTTTATTTGGCCAAGAGGAAAAGTGATGGTAAGACTGTAGTTATCAAGGTTAACAGACCTAGAATTAGGGAGATTGCTGAAGAGGATATAAAGATCATAAAATCACTACTACCCTACACTAAGTATTTAATTGACGAATCTTTTTATGAGAGCTTAAGGGCTATAGTTAACGACTTCAGTAGGCGAATTTTTGAGGAGATGGACTTCACGAAAGAAGAGTACTACATGAGGAAAATAAGAGAGGAATTGGCCGATTTCCCAGACGTAATTATTCCCACCCCTTATTTTTCCACAAAGAGAATACTTGTGATGGAATACATTAAGGGATATAAAGTAACCTCTGAAGAAGCTAAGAAAATAGTAAAACCATCAGAACTGGCTTATAGAATATTTAAGGCCTTCATGATAATGCTTCTTGAAAAAGAGTACTTCCACGCGGATCCCCATCCGGGCAATATAGCTGTAGATGATAATGGAAATTTGATCATTTACGACTTCGGAATGGTAGGGAAAATGGATCACGAAACTAGGCTAAGGCTTTTGAGGGCTTACGTAGCCTTAATACGTCTCGACGGTATAGGACTTGTAAAAGTTTTAGAAGAACTGGAGGCAATTCAACCTGAGGCTGATAGAGAGGTCTTGGCAAAAGGTATAGAATTATTTCTACAACAGTTTCAGGGAATTACGGCTGAGACCCTTGAAGTAGAACAGTTTCTCGAGGCTGCAAATGAGGTTTTTTATAGATTTCCCTTAAAGTTACCCGAAAAACTTACACTTTATATAAGGATGACTTCGATTTTAGGAAGTACGTGCCTTCAGATAGATCCAGACTTTAACTTCTTTCTCAACCTACAAAGACTGATAGAAGAGGAAGGTTTAGTCTTTGAGGCGATGCTGAGCGACTTCAGGAATACAGTCAATGCCGCAATACGTAAATTTAGATTGTCCATATTGGAAAAACCTATCATAGTTCAAAATAAGAGAAATAGAACTTATGTGAAGGCGATTTCAGTATCCTTAGTATTTGCAGGGCTAGTTTACTATTTGATCACTAAGGATTCTACGGTATCAATACTCCTTGGATTACTCGCCCTAGTTTTAGCAACGACCATAGACTGA
- a CDS encoding Lrp/AsnC family transcriptional regulator, with protein MDELEKKILIYLFRDPFLSQRNIAKELGLTPPSLTYRIKKLQDEGVFQGYTVLVNPNFYGKYYSFVAFKNYYDYIGEGIFFKFKCLEWLNVYGVEGSSIPEIEDKIEGMKKSWVIILLSTFLNRRS; from the coding sequence ATGGATGAACTCGAAAAGAAGATTTTAATTTATCTTTTTAGGGATCCTTTTCTGTCCCAACGAAATATAGCTAAGGAATTGGGCCTTACGCCTCCTTCCCTAACTTATCGTATTAAAAAACTCCAAGATGAAGGAGTATTCCAAGGCTACACGGTTTTAGTAAATCCTAACTTTTACGGTAAGTATTACAGCTTTGTAGCTTTTAAGAACTATTATGACTATATAGGAGAAGGAATATTCTTCAAATTCAAGTGCTTAGAGTGGTTAAACGTCTATGGAGTTGAGGGAAGTTCTATCCCAGAGATAGAGGATAAAATAGAAGGAATGAAAAAATCTTGGGTGATTATTCTCTTAAGTACTTTCCTAAACAGGAGATCATAG
- a CDS encoding winged helix-turn-helix domain-containing protein has product MGDYSLKYFPKQEIIESKPYDLQIVKYLVRNPRAQAAEIAQETGLTQKLVEKRTKILLEKGIVKLIPIIDLKKTDIVMFSIFSRRVAETRKILDSCKILEINDGQAGIIGCITDKIENVRKYIEAVRNVADKEADVMVIYDYQINTSFSL; this is encoded by the coding sequence TTGGGTGATTATTCTCTTAAGTACTTTCCTAAACAGGAGATCATAGAGTCTAAGCCTTATGATTTACAAATAGTTAAATACCTTGTCAGAAACCCTAGGGCACAAGCTGCAGAAATAGCTCAAGAGACAGGTTTGACTCAGAAACTTGTGGAGAAAAGAACTAAGATCCTCTTAGAAAAGGGTATAGTAAAGTTAATTCCAATAATAGACTTAAAGAAGACTGATATAGTTATGTTCTCTATATTCAGTAGAAGAGTAGCAGAGACTAGAAAAATCCTCGACTCATGTAAGATCTTAGAGATCAACGACGGCCAGGCAGGTATAATAGGTTGTATAACGGATAAAATAGAGAACGTCAGGAAGTACATAGAAGCTGTGAGAAACGTAGCAGATAAAGAAGCCGACGTCATGGTTATCTATGACTATCAAATAAACACCAGTTTTTCCTTATGA